The genomic interval TATCTGCTCACTGAGTCGCACCTCACCTGCCATACCTACCCTGAAACTGGCATCGTGACGTTCAATCTCTATTGCTGTCGTCCGCGACCGGAGTGGCGGTGGGTTGAAGAGCTTACTGCGACATTTGCTGCGCGTCAGGTTACGGCCCGAACCTTCATGCGGGGCGTTACAGATTAGATCGTTGTCGGAGACGCTTCACTTATTCCGGCTTACGGGAAGGCTCCTGATTTGCAGCCCTGTGTTCATTTCATATAGAGTAAGGCAGGAAGCGGTTGTGAGGGAGTATGGTTCAGGCCTCCTGTCCAGGGTGCGGGTCATCAATAACATTCAAACTTGGGTCGTCGGTTGTTCTCGTCTGCGAATTCTGCCGTTCGGTAGTGGCACGTGGAGACCGCAATCCTGAAGACCTAGGGAAAGTTGCGTATCTCGTCGCCACCGATTCTCCTCTGGCGATCGGGTTACGAGGTCGCTATCAAGGTGAAGCCTTTGAATTGACTGGCCGAGTCCAATTCAGCCACGAAGCTGGTGGACTGTGGAACGAATGGTACGCTTCGTTTCCTAACGATCGTTGGGGCTGGTTGGCAGAAGCGCAGGGACGATTCTATCTGACTTTTCAGAAGCACCTCGCAGATCCTGACGCAATTGAATCATTTTCCAACCTCGCACTTGGAGCACTCGTCTTTGCCCTGTCTCCACCCACACCATTGACTGTTACAGAGAAAGGCATTGCTCACACGGTCAGTGCCGAAGGAGAAATCCCCTACCGGTTCATTCCTGGCGTTGAGCATCAGTATGCCGACCTTTCTGGCCCTCACGGTGAGTTTGCGACGCTCGACTATAGTGAACACTTGCCATTGGCATTCGTCGGCCGTGAGGTAGACTTTGGTGAATTGGGGTTTCCCCGGACTGAAACCTCACGTGCAGCGACTCCTGTCGCGGCTCAGCAGCTCTCGTGTCCGAACTGTGGCAGCGCACTCTCTTTACGTGTTCCTGATCAGACTGAACGAGTCACCTGCCCAAGCTGTAGTTCATTGCTCGATATCAACCACGGCAACCTCAAATTCCTGCGCGCCCTCAGTCATACCGTCACCCCAGTCATTCCGTTGGGTGCAGTCGGTCATTTCGACCATCACCCTCCGCTGACGGTGATTGGCTTCTTGCAACGAAGTGTCGAGTTCGATGGAGTTCGCTATTTCTGGGAAGAATACTTGCTCTATGCTCCGCGACTCGGGTTTCGCTGGCTGGTGCGCAGTGACGATCATTGGAATTTTGTCAGGCCGCTTCCCCCCGGCAAGGTAACGAACGAAGCCCAAAAGGCTCGCTATGAAAAGAAAAAGTTCAAACTCTTTCAAGGCGCACCAGCGCGGGTTGAGCACGTACTCGGCGAGTTTTATTGGCGGGTTGAGGTTGGTGAAACCGTCATGACGGCAGACTATGTGGCTCCCCCTTTTACGTTGTCTCGCGAGATCTCCGTGTCCACTCAATCTAGCGCCGGGGAGATCAATTGGTCGCTGGGAGAATATCTCTCACCACAAGTGATAGAGAAAGCCTTCAACCTTCGCGACTTGCCGCGCCCGTGGAAGATCGCACCGAACCAACCGTATCCGCATTGGAAAGTCTATGAACATTGGTTGCAGTTCGCCCTCATGGCCTTGATCTTGGGTTTTCTCTTGCTTTTTCTTGGGGCCCAGCGGCTCGTCGTGCGACAGACCTATGAGCTTGATCCTCTCAAGGTGAGTGAAACTACGGCGATTCGATTCAGTGAGCCGTTCACTCTCCAGCCGCGACAAAACGTGGAGATTACCGTAACCACATCATTAGAGAACTCCTGGCTTGATCTCGCCGGAGATCTCATCAATCAACAAACCGATGAAGCCCAAGGCTTCTCCCTTGCCCTTGAGTATTATCGCGGAATCGAAGATGGGGAGGCGTGGACCGAAGGAAGCCGGTCGTCAACCGTGTATCTCACTGCACCAGAGGCAGGAACGTATATCCTGGGGTTTGAGGCGCAATGGAACAAAAGCGAGTCTCAGCCGGTGACTTTTACCATAACCATCAAGCAGGGTGTTCCACGTCCGAAGCACCTCATCCTCACCATCCTTGCACTTTCCCTGGTTCCACTCTTTGTCGCCTTGAGACACTATTATTTTGAAGTACAGCGCTGGAGTGACAGCATGTATAATCCGTATGATTCCGCAGGCTAAGGAAGAGAGAGGGAAGTGGGGTGTTGAGAAAATTTTATCTTGTCACCGGGGGAATGGTCCTCCTATATTATGGCTGGGTTGGATTTACCGGCCAAGAATTTGGTAACCCTGAAAAGCAGCTAATCCCAGCAAGCGCACGACACTCGCCAGGAGGGTACCGGTCGTTCCATACCTGGCACTCTGGCTATCGAGGAGGCAAGTGATGATGGAAGAGCAGTTCGATCATTTCATGACCCAGGTCATGAGTTCATTGATTTTTGCACTTATCGGCGTGATCGTCTTTGCTGTCGCGTTTTGGCTGATCGTGAGGATCTCGCCATTTTCAGTCCGCAAAGAGATTGAAGAAGATCAGAATGTGGCTCTCAGTATCGTCATCGCGTCGGTCATTATCGGCGTGGCATTGATCGTTTCAGCAGCGATTCATGGGTAAGGCACCTTCGCACGCTGCGCCCAACTATCCTTTTCATCAACGTCTTCATCATTGCCACCTGCGGGTTAGTGTATGAACTGCTCGCTGGCACCTTGGCCAGTTACGTTCTCGGCGACAGTGTCACGCAGTTTTCGCTGATCATCGGCATCTATCTCTTTGCTTTGGGTGTAGGTGCCTGGTTGTCACAGTTTATCGAGACTGGCCTTGCGCGCCGCTTTATTGAAATCGAACTCGGGGTTGCCCTCTTGGGAGGGTTATCCGCACCTTTACTATTCTTGAGCTTCGCCCGGCTCAGCTCTTTTCACCTTGTGTTATATGGATCGGTGTTCGTCATCGGGGTGCTTGTCGGGCTAGAACTTCCGCTGCTCATGCGTATTTTGAAAGACGTGCTCGACTTCAAAGATTTGGTCTCCCGCGTCTTGACCTTTGATTACATCGGCGCGTTGGTTGCCTCGCTGCTCTTTCCACTGTTTTGTGTTCCTCGGCTCGGTCTGGTGCGTACCTCCTTACTCTTTGGGCTGTTCAATGCGGCAGTCGGATTGTGGGCAACCTGGTACATGGAACCACTTCTCAAGGGCAGCTTGACCGGACTGCGTCTGCGAGCGGTTCTCGTAATAACAATTCTCACCGTCGGGATGATCAAAGCAAACACATTGACAACATTGGCGGAAAGCGATCTCTTCGCCAATGAAGTCCTTTATGCACGTACCACTTCGTATCAACGCATCGTCCTCACCGGTGACAAGACCGGTTTTCAACTGTTCCTCAATGGTCACTTACAGTTCAATTCCCTCGATGAGTATCGCTATCATGAAGCACTCGTTCATCCAGCGATGGCGCTTGTACGTTCCCCGCGCCGAGCCTTGATTCTTGGCGGCGGAGACGGTTTAGCACTCCGTGAGATTCTCCATTATCCCTCGGTCGAGTCGGTAACGCTGGTCGATCTTGATCCAGGTATGACGACCCTCTCTCAGCATTTCCCACCTCTTGCCAAGCTTAATCATCAGTCTTTTTCTGATCCCCGCGTCCGAGTTGTGAATCAGGATGCGATGCTATGGCTGGAAGACACGCAAGGCTTGTATGATGTCGCCATTGTCGACTTTCCTGACCCTGGTACTTTTGCGCTTGGTAAGCTCTATACCACACGGTTCTACAAACTCTTGAAACAACGACTCGCCCCTGACGCCGCAGTGGGTATTCAATCGACCTCACCGCTCGTCGCGCGTACGGCATTCTGGTGTATCATTCGCACGATGGAAGCTACGAGGTTTTTTGTCCGTCCCTACCATGTCGCAGTCCCTTCATTCGGGGTCTGGGGATTTGCGCTCGCCCAAACGGCTCCGTTCGAGCCACCAACCACTGCGCCCCCTGCCCTTCGCTTCCTGGACAACCAAACGATGGCGGCACTCTTTGTCCTGTCAGCCGACCTGGGTCCCGTCCCAGTAGAAATCAATCGCTTGGATAATCAAGTGCTCGTACGCTATTACGATGCGGAGTGGCGAAAATATGAATGAGAGGAATAACGCGTAATCCGTAAAACGTAACCGTTCCCTCTGTTCGTTGACGTTTGACACATTTACGTTTTGCTTCTTATGTTCACTTTCACTCGTCGTGATGTTCTCGCTGCCTTCGTTGGACTACCGGCTGCGCTCGCTGCATGTCGATCACAGCCGCCACCACTTGCATTGGAAGGACGTATCATTGGGATGTCAGACGTGATCGGCCATCGTATTCGCGATGGCCTCAACCTCGCAGTCCCACCTGAGCGTTGGCACAATGTCGCCGTAGTTATTATCGGCGGAGGAGTCGCAGGACTCTCTGCGGCGTGGCAACTCCAGCGTGCTGGGGTTACGGATTTCATCGTGCTTGAACTTGAACCACAACCAGGTGGGACTTCACGCAGCGAAACCTCTCCCCTCGTCCCGTACCCGTGGGGAGCGCACTACCTGCCGGTGCCACTGAAAGAAAACACGCAACTCGTGGCACTTCTTGATGAGATAGGGTTGCTTGAAGGCCGCACTCAAGATGGAGACCCCGTCGTCGCCGAACAGTATTTGTACCGCGATCCCCAGGAACGTTTGTTCTATCGAGGTCGCTGGTACGAAGGGCTTTACTTACACGCAGGCGCTAGCGCAGAGGATCTTGCCCAGTTCGAGGCATTCACCACTGAAATCGATCGCTGGGTCGCCTGGCGGGATTCCCGTGGACGTCGCGCGTTCACCATCCCTGCAGCAACCTGTTCAGATGACGCCGAAGTCACCGCACTCGATCAAATCACTATGAGTGAATGGTTGAACCAGCATGGATGGCGATCCCCGCGCTTACGGTGGTTGGTCGATTACGGGTGCCGTGACGACTTCGGCCTGACGGTCGAGCAAACCAGTGCGTGGGCAGGAATCTTCTATTTCGCGGCTCGTGTCAAAAGTCCGGGTGACGACGCACAACCACTCATGACGTGGCCGGAAGGAAACGGACGTCTTGTGACATATTTGTCCAGCGCCCTGCGTTCCCAGGTACGACTGGGTCTTGCCGTGGCAGATATCAATCCAGTCGCGACGAACGGAAGGGAACATCTTGAAGTCAGAGCCTTTGATACACACACTCAGGCCCCGATCGGATTTCATGCAGATCGAGTAATCCTCACGACGCCGCAGATGCTCTCACGTTATCTGATTCGGCCGTACCGCGATGATCCCCCAGCTCACCTACGAGAATTTTCGTACGGCTCATGTATGGTAGCAAATGTACTTCTGACCCAACGCCCGGAAAGCCGAGGATTCCCGCTCGCATGGGACAATGTGCTTTACGACAGCCCCTCACTTGGGTATGTCGTAGCTACGCATCAACGTGGATTAGATCATGGGCCGACGGTGCTGACCTATTACTATCCATTCTGTGACACTGACCCGCAGCTGGCACGGGCAAAGTTCCTGGCTGTGGATTGGAGGACGTGCGCGGATATCGTCTTCACCGATCTACGTCGCCCGCACCCCTCACTGCATAAAGTTGCCCAACGCTTGGACGTGATGCGTTGGGGACACGCGATGATTCACCCACATCCAGATTTTGTTTGGAGTGAGGCGCGCCGCAGAGCTTCAGTCCCATTTCGCGGCATTCATTTTGCCAACACCGACCTCAGCGGAGTTGCGCTGTTTGAAGAGGCTTTCTATCACGGAGTGAGAGCAGCGGAAGAAGTGCTCAAAGAGAATGGAAAGTGAAGAGCAGAGCGTTCAGAGTAAAGAGGTAAGCATGGATCATCTGTCACCCCTTGAACCCGGTGCCGATCAGGCACAGATGTAGCGATAGAAACGCCTCCCCGGAAGTTGACTTCACTGCTTATTACAGTTAGAAGCGAGCCAAAAAGCAGGAGGCTTGGTTTATCATGCTGCAGCGAGAAGATGCACTGACCAGACGAATTCAACTTCTCTGTGCGCTTTGTGGTCCAACGATGATCGTCGTCGCTTTCATCGGCTGGTTCCTCTCCGGTGTCCTTCCACTGCCGCTCGGTGCGCACAACATGCCGGAGGAGGTCGTCGCCTTTTACCGCGATCACTCTATGGCTGTGCGTGCTGGCCTCGTCATCGCCGGCCTCGGCCTCGGTGGTATTTTTCCGCTTGTGGCCGTGATCGCCGTACAGATGATGCGGATGGAGGGCCGCTATCCGATCCTCACCTTCCTCCAGCTTGTGACCGGCGCTGCAACTGGCGTGATGCTCCTCATCCCTATGCTGCTGATGACGCTCGCTGGCTTCCGTCCTGATCGTACACCAGAACTCACTGTTACGTTGAACGACGCAGCGTGGCTCCTTTTCATTACACCGATCATGCCCTTCATCATCCAGAACGTCGCGATAGGAGTGGCCGTGCTCAACGATCGCAACGGGATCTTCCCTCGCTGGTGCGGCTACCTGAACCTCCTTGTCGGCTTCTCCTTCCTGCCCGACGTGCTTCCCTTCTTCTTCTTCTCGGGTCCATTCGCCTGGGATGGAATTTTCGTCTTCTGGCTCGCGCTCTCGACCTACACGATCTGGGCCATCACGATGGGCATCCTCTCGCGGCGCGCGATCCTTGCCGATCCGAACCTCGTTACCGTGCCGCTCGCAGGCTCGTCGACAACGAAGAGGGCGGCAGCGTGACCCACGGGCGCGCGCCGGAGCGTGTTCCCTCGCATCCCGACTTTCTCTGGATCTCCGACGAGCCAGGAAGGCCCGTCACAACAAGAGACAACGGAGAGCCACTACGCCCGGCGCTGGCGGGCGTGATTCCCGGCGAAGTCGGACTCTGGGTGTTCGTTCTCGCAGACATGTCGCTCTTTGCACTCTTCTTCCTCGTCTTCATGTGGGAAGGGAGGAAAGCGCCAGAGCTTTACGCGGCCGGAACGAAGGCGCTCGTCCAGCCGTACGGCTTTGCGAACACGCTCGTGCTTCTCTTGAGTTCTTGGCTGGTCGTCCTCGCCCTCGATGCTCACCGGCGCGAGAAACACGCGCTCGTGGTGCGCGAACTCGTCGGTGCCCTCGTCTGTGCGGCCGTGTTCGTCACGGTGAAAGCGTTCGAGTACTCGCACGAGGTCCACAGCGGATACGTGCCTTCAACCGACATTTTCTTCACCTGCTACTTCGTGCTCACTGGCATTCATCTCGCGCACGTCGTCATCGGCAGTGGACTCCTTATCGGCTGGATCACGAAGGCACGTGCCCGCCGCTCTTGGGAACCCTCTCGCCGCTATGTCGAGGGGACCGCCGTCTATTGGCACATGGTCGACCTGCTCTGGGTCGTAATCTTTACACTTGTCTACTTGGTGCACGTCCCATGAGCACACCGGTCGAATCGCATGGAGGAATGATTCCTCGCCGCGCGACGATCGTCTGGCTCGGGCTCGTCGTCGCGACCGTAGTCACATTCTGGCTCGGCAGTCGTCATCCATTTGCTGAGATGAGCGCCAGTCTTGCCGCTTCGATTGCAATCACAATTGGTATCAGCAAGGCCGTCTTCATCGGGTTAGAGTTCATGGCACTCCGCCACGCACCCCCTGGGCTCCGCTACGCGTTTCTTGCCTGGTGCGCTGCCGTGGGCGTTGGGTCACTGCTACTCCATGTGTTGTGAGTGCGGGGATGAGAACGTCGCATTGGAGAGACTGTCCCTGCGACCTGCGGTGAGCACAACGCTTCTGTGGTGCTGTGACTGATCGATCATGACAAGGGAATAGGGAGGTGTCCCTCGGTGAGTGCCGAAGTGGACGAATCTTCTATGGTTTCTTGTGGCACCGCAAGGACCTTTTGACAATGGACTCCCCCCTGTCTAGACGTTACCATTACCTCTTGAGTCAACGTTCAGCATCACGTACAAAAAGAGCGACCGAACGATCCGAGGAGGATACCGAGAGAATGAAGACTGTCACTATGTACACGACCACCTATTGAGGGTTCTGTGTATCAGCAAAGGCTTTGCTGAAAAGTAAGAATATTCCATTTGAAGAAATTGATGTCACCAACGATCCAGCGTTACGCCAAGACATTATGAAACGCTCTGGACAGCGAACGGTACCGCAGATTTTCATTGGCGATGAGTCAATCGGTGGCTTCACCGAACTCAAAGCATTGTCTGACAAAGGCGGATTAGCAGCAAAACTGGCGGACTGAAGAATACAACGAAGTAAGCATAGAGGAGATAGAAGGCAGAATGGGGGAACATTTCTCTTTAAGCAAATCTTTATGATTCCTGTCTTCTATCTCTTACGTTCTATTTCTTGTTTTACATTTTCCATTTCTCGCCGCGTTCCCTACCAAATATCTCACTAAGAGTTGTCTCTCCTGACCATATGTGATAAATAAAGCCTGCCCAAATGGTGGAGGTACAGTTAGTGTACCTATCAAGCGGAAGAGGAGGGGCAGTAATGGGGATTCCTGGGCATACTCTCGTGCTCGCAGTTTCTCGCAAGCTGCTGATTTCTATGAGCCTTAGCAGTACGCCTACGGCTCATAGCCAGCGTGATCCTCGTCGACATAGTTCGTCGGCGGCGTAATCCAGCCAGAGGAAAGCATTTCTGGAGAGGCTATGGATCACGCGCTCAATCCAACATTGCAGCGATTGCTTGCCTTGTGCCGCTTCGATCGCCGCTGGGTTCGCGGTGAAGGGGTATGGCTCTTCGATGCGCAAGGGCGTCGCTTCCTTGATTGCTATGCGCAGTATGGTGCGGTCGCGCTTGGCCATAATGCACCGTGTGTTACTGCGGCAGTCCGTGCAGCACTCGATAATGCTGAACCTGCAATGGTCCAGCCATACCGTGCGCTATATGCATAAGCTTTGGCAACAGAATTAGTCAAACTGGCTCCAGGAAATCTTTCTCACTGCGTGTTTACAACGTCGGGTGCAGAAGCCGTAGAAGCAGCCATTAAACTTGTCCGTTCCCGTAGCGGTCGTCCGCTCATTCTCTCCGCGCAGGGCTCCTTCCACGGTAAAACCCTCGGTGCACTCGCGGTGACCGGGCAACCGCAATATGCTGACGGCTTCGGTCCGTTGCCATCTGGGGTTGAACATATTCCGTTTGGTGACGCTGAGGTCCTGGCACTACGACTGGAACAGGACGGGCAACACATCGCCGCAGTGTTTCTCGAACCGATCCAAGGGGAACGTGGCGTTTATTTCCCTCCGCCAGGTTATCTCGCGCAGGTACGGGAACTATGTACACACTATGAAGTCGCGCTTGTCCTTGATGAGATTCAAACTGGTCTGGGACGTACAGGAAAGCTGTTTGCTTACGAACACTCAGGAATCACGCCGGATGTGTTGCTTGTAGCCAAAGCACTCGGTGGCGGTCTGTTTCCGCTTGGTGCCTGTCTCTCCACTGCCGCATGGTGGGATGAACGGTTTGCGTTGCGTCATTCTTCAACCTTTGCCAACAACAACGTAGCCAGTCGCGTCGGTCTGGCGATTCTTGAAAAAGTTGCTACTGGACCCCTGTGCCGGGAGGTTGCCCGTAAAGGCGATCGACTTTTGTCACGGTTGGTCCACCTTGCCGCTCGTTACCCGCGTGTGATCGCGGCTGTACGTGGACAGGGACTGTTGTGCGCGCTGGAGCTTCGTCCTCCAGGGAACACGCATGGCGCATTTCTTTCGTTTATCGAACATCACGGCCTGTATGCGTATGCTGTGGCCGCCACGATTGCCGAAAACACGTCGGTGTTGGTATTACCGACGCTTGGCGAAACGAGTGTGCTGCGCATTGCCCCGCCACTTGTCATTAGCAACGCAGAACTCGCGTATGCTCTCGACGGGCTCGAAACTGTATGTGCGCAACTCGACCACGATGCGACTGGAACGATCGTCCGGGCCCTTGGCGCACTCGATGCCTGTATGCCCACGTCCGAGACTCAGGTCCCCGTAGTATCAGCGCCAGTAGCTCTACCACCGCGACGGTCACAGATCACCGGTATCAACTACGCCTTCCTTGTTCACTATACGTCGCTTGATGATGTACTCGCTACTGACCCGGCTTTGCAACAATTCGATCTCACCCAAGTCCGCCGCTTCTGCGCATACACTGCGAATTTTCCGCCTGGGGTCATCTTACGTGCACCAACCATTCACTCACACACGGGAGCAGTTGCTGAAGGGGTGATCATCGCTCTTCCTCTGCTCCCTGAAGATATGGCCCGCTACGGTCGGCGCCACGTCAGTAACGCCATTCGTCAGGCGGTCGATCTCGCCGCAAGCCTGGGAGCCACAATTGTGGGGCTTGGCGGGTACACTACACCGTATAGTCAACGCGGTTTGTCGGTCATCGGTCATGGCCCGGCAATTACTACAGGGAATGCCCTCACCGCCGGTATGGCGTTCGCAGCAACGCAGCGACTCGCAGCCCAGTACGCACTCTCCTTGGATGATACACAGGTAGCAGTGGTCGGCGCCCGCGGTTCTGTGGGCACCTTACTTACCCGGCTCCTCGCACGTGAACGTCCGTGGCGCATGGTCTTGGTTGGGAATCCCACGACTGGCAGCACTCATCTGCACCGCTTACGCGAAGAACTGGCCTGGGGACCGGGCACGATTGAGGTCACGACCAACCTCAAACGCCTCACCAATTGCGATATTGTCATCTCTGCCAGTGGCTCGCTTCATCCCATCCTTGACGACGCTCCAATTACACCAGGAACAATCATTTGTGATGTCGCACGCCCGTATGATACCTCCCCACGGCTACGTGCACGGACTGATATCGCTGTTATTGATGGAGGGTTAGTCGCCCTTCCTGATCCTCACTGTCGGTTTGGTGTCGGGAATCTGCAAGGTCTTCCGGATGGTGTTCAACTTGCCTGCTTGTCGGAAACGATTCTTCTCGCCTTAGAAAGAGACACTCGCAATCATAGCATCGGCAATGATGTCTCACTCAGTGAAGTTGACTACCTGATGGCCTTGGCCGAGCGACATGGATTTTCCTTAGCGCCGTTGTCTATCACTCGGAATCCCGTTCTCCATCAAAGCGAAGAAGTACAACTCTATAGTGAGATCCTATGAATCATCTCCTTTCGGCTGCGACCCACTTTATTGACGTGTACCATGCAAACCAGCGGTTAGTTGCCCAGCAGCGCGGCTGGACACTCGCGATTGGTCTTGTCGCCGTCGATAGCGGCGCAACAGTCGTGGTGCAGGTGAAGGATGGCCACGTCATCCAACTGTGCGAAGAGAACCTTGTTGCGGACATGGCGATTACCGCCGAGCAGAATACGTTGTGTGACATTCTAGAACTACGTCGGAGCCCAAATGAGCCGTACATGTTTGGTGAACTGACCGTGCGTGGCGCTGAAGCTGATTTTCTACGGCTTGACTACATTGCTACAACCTTATGTCCACTTTAACACCCACTCGGATCAGACCGACGACCAGTACGATGGTTGCGACCAGTTGTGGCACTGCCATTGCCTCTGTGTGTACCATCGGTCTGTTTCAAATTGAACAATTGCTTGGTGGTGTATGGTCGGTAGCCGCAATCTCTGTCGCAGGATTGGGCTGTTCCATTTTGGCTCGTGTCTTTGCACGGTTGGCCGAGGTAGTCCCGAGTGGCGCTGGCCTCTTGGCTTATTTCTCTCGTGGGTACAGCCGCCCAGTGGCAATAACCCTCACGACTCCATACTTTCTTCTTACCCTATTTCTCGCGGGTGCCGAGGCCACGATTGTCGGTTTTCTTGGCACCTCTCTCGTACCACTGTCACCCTGGTTGATTGCCTTTCTTTTCTTGCTCCTTACGTGGGTCTGCTGCCGGGCGGGGTTACGCATTAGCTATCGCGTGCAGGCGATCGCAACCTGGACACTGGTCGGAGCACTGGCAACTTTTGCACTCATAGCGCTGTTCGATACTGCCGCGCACGGACAACTCACATTGCGATTGTCCTCACCAACTCCTTCAATTGCTCACTTTATTGCAGCCGTCGGGCAGGCGTTGTTCCTTTTCATGGGATTTGAGTTGATCACCGGACAAGTCGAAAGCGGTAACTCCGCGCAAGCAGTCGGCTGTGCATTACGATGGAGCGTTGCTGTTCTCACTGGGGTCTATGTGTTGCTGGCGCTTGGGTTCGCCTGCCTCGCGCCATCTACACTCACAATCGACCGGTGGTTCCTGCCCCAATTGGCTATTGCCCAACAGGTTGGCGGATCGGTGGCGACGCTGACGATTATTCTTTTATCTTTTCTCGCCTCGTTTACTTCTCTGAACGGGGCACTCCTGGCGCTCTCACGCTTCACCTGCGCACTGGCCTCTCAAGGAGTGCTTCCCCGCCACTTTGCCCAGATTGAACCACGGACTCTGGTCCCGGTTCATGCGCTTACGGTCTTGTTAGTTATCGTACTGTTTGCCACCGCCCTGGTCCTTTTCGGGCAGGCCTTGCGGCCAGCGATACTTGCAGCAGCGGTCTCTGCTGCGCTCGTCTATGCGAGTGCCGTGTGGGTCTATGATCGCCCACCTTTTGCCATCCCCCAACGCTCAACGACAAGACAGTTCTTCTATCGAGCTCTTGCGAGTGGTTTTGTCATTCTTGGCGTTGGTGTGCTCGTTGATGCTAGATCAACGTTACTGCAGACGCTCATGCTCTTAGCCTTCGTATTCATGGCCGCGGCAATCGCCGCCTACCGGACGGTTTACAAAATCGCTCGGCGTCAGCCGCTTGTTCCTCAGCCGCAAGGTGTCAGCATGTCAGCTATGGTTGACGCCCTACGAACGTCGAGTTCATCACCACGAGTTCTCAATGACGATAGGAGTTCTCAATGACGATTGATTATTCGATCAGTCGTTGGGTCGACGCCGTCGCGACCCGACAGTGGCCTCGGGAACAAGCGAGTTTTCTCGCGTGCGGTGAAGCGGTCCCTGAGGTGATTCTTAGCTCCCGACCGTTGGCTGAGGTTCATCGTCTCGACCTCGCCTTGTTCGTCGTGTTTGAAGAAGCCGCGTTGCGTGTGTCAGGGGCACTGACTCGCCTGGCCCCAACAGTGGAGGCAATGAGCTTTTCCGCCCAGCAAACCCTAGATGAAGCTCGACACCACGAGCTTTTTCGTCGTCGCCTCGAATTGACCAGCCAAGCTTTAGGTTTGGACGGTGCCACTGCGACAGACGCGATCCTCATTCCACCACTCAGGCAGTTCATTGACCGTTGTTACGAAGTGGCTGACAGTGGCCTCTTTGTCGAAGCCCTGACCTTAATGAATCTCATTCTCGAAGGCATGGCCTATCCACTCTATTCGTATGAAGAGCGCTACTGGCAACCGCTTGATCCTTTTCTCGCCCAGCTCATTCGTAGCGCTTTCATCGACGAAACCCGCCACGTCGCCTTCGGCACCGCTATAGTGCAGAGACTGTTACACGATGTGCCTGAACATCGAAATCGCGTCATCACTTTGTGTCGGGAAGCACGGATGGTGATGAATGAAATATTCCGCTACTACATACGGAAATTTGTTGGCTTGTTCGATGCCGTGGCACGCCGTCACGGTGAACACTTTGCCGATATCGAGATCGCTCCTGGACAATTGATCGTCGACACTCCGTATCAAGAACAGGTTTCCATCATTCACTCACATATTGACACAGAGCATACGCGCCTACTCGGGCGTGCAGGATTGGCATAATATGGACAACTCACATCGTTTTCATACTGACGAAACTTGGTTGTGGGTCCGCGCTGAGCATCTTGTGCTCAGCATTATTCTCTCCATCCTGACCCTCCAACATCGAGCAGACGTGGCTTGGGATCGATTTGTCGTTGCGTTCGTACT from Deltaproteobacteria bacterium carries:
- a CDS encoding cytochrome c oxidase subunit 3 family protein, coding for MTHGRAPERVPSHPDFLWISDEPGRPVTTRDNGEPLRPALAGVIPGEVGLWVFVLADMSLFALFFLVFMWEGRKAPELYAAGTKALVQPYGFANTLVLLLSSWLVVLALDAHRREKHALVVRELVGALVCAAVFVTVKAFEYSHEVHSGYVPSTDIFFTCYFVLTGIHLAHVVIGSGLLIGWITKARARRSWEPSRRYVEGTAVYWHMVDLLWVVIFTLVYLVHVP
- a CDS encoding aminotransferase class III-fold pyridoxal phosphate-dependent enzyme, coding for MDHALNPTLQRLLALCRFDRRWVRGEGVWLFDAQGRRFLDCYAQYGAVALGHNAPCVTAAVRAALDNAEPAMVQPYRALYA
- a CDS encoding APC family permease, with the protein product MSTLTPTRIRPTTSTMVATSCGTAIASVCTIGLFQIEQLLGGVWSVAAISVAGLGCSILARVFARLAEVVPSGAGLLAYFSRGYSRPVAITLTTPYFLLTLFLAGAEATIVGFLGTSLVPLSPWLIAFLFLLLTWVCCRAGLRISYRVQAIATWTLVGALATFALIALFDTAAHGQLTLRLSSPTPSIAHFIAAVGQALFLFMGFELITGQVESGNSAQAVGCALRWSVAVLTGVYVLLALGFACLAPSTLTIDRWFLPQLAIAQQVGGSVATLTIILLSFLASFTSLNGALLALSRFTCALASQGVLPRHFAQIEPRTLVPVHALTVLLVIVLFATALVLFGQALRPAILAAAVSAALVYASAVWVYDRPPFAIPQRSTTRQFFYRALASGFVILGVGVLVDARSTLLQTLMLLAFVFMAAAIAAYRTVYKIARRQPLVPQPQGVSMSAMVDALRTSSSSPRVLNDDRSSQ
- a CDS encoding aminotransferase class III-fold pyridoxal phosphate-dependent enzyme, producing the protein MATELVKLAPGNLSHCVFTTSGAEAVEAAIKLVRSRSGRPLILSAQGSFHGKTLGALAVTGQPQYADGFGPLPSGVEHIPFGDAEVLALRLEQDGQHIAAVFLEPIQGERGVYFPPPGYLAQVRELCTHYEVALVLDEIQTGLGRTGKLFAYEHSGITPDVLLVAKALGGGLFPLGACLSTAAWWDERFALRHSSTFANNNVASRVGLAILEKVATGPLCREVARKGDRLLSRLVHLAARYPRVIAAVRGQGLLCALELRPPGNTHGAFLSFIEHHGLYAYAVAATIAENTSVLVLPTLGETSVLRIAPPLVISNAELAYALDGLETVCAQLDHDATGTIVRALGALDACMPTSETQVPVVSAPVALPPRRSQITGINYAFLVHYTSLDDVLATDPALQQFDLTQVRRFCAYTANFPPGVILRAPTIHSHTGAVAEGVIIALPLLPEDMARYGRRHVSNAIRQAVDLAASLGATIVGLGGYTTPYSQRGLSVIGHGPAITTGNALTAGMAFAATQRLAAQYALSLDDTQVAVVGARGSVGTLLTRLLARERPWRMVLVGNPTTGSTHLHRLREELAWGPGTIEVTTNLKRLTNCDIVISASGSLHPILDDAPITPGTIICDVARPYDTSPRLRARTDIAVIDGGLVALPDPHCRFGVGNLQGLPDGVQLACLSETILLALERDTRNHSIGNDVSLSEVDYLMALAERHGFSLAPLSITRNPVLHQSEEVQLYSEIL
- the grxC gene encoding glutaredoxin 3 produces the protein MKTVTMYTTTYUGFCVSAKALLKSKNIPFEEIDVTNDPALRQDIMKRSGQRTVPQIFIGDESIGGFTELKALSDKGGLAAKLAD